Genomic window (Parabacteroides sp. FAFU027):
GCTTAAACGAACGGAAGTTTGTGGCGAAGTAACGCTGCAACCGTCCTCTTTGGAAAGGCTTAATGCATATTCCCAGATAACATTCTTTTGGCGGTCAATTTCACGAACAACGGTTTTGCTGGTTACCAGAAAATGTCCGTTCGGCAACTCTTCAGCTGACCAGAGACCCGGAATATCCATCTTAAACAACTGGATTCCATCAGAATCGTATTCGCAAAGGCGTCCCATATCCATGTGAGCAACCAAAATGGTTCCCGCTTTGGTAAGGCGGGCGTGGCGGAAATGGCCATGAATCTTGTTGGGATTACCCACTTGCATAATCAGCTCCTTCTCCACCGTGTTTGTTTTCTTATTCATCACAATGAGTTTGGCCGGGTTTCCGTTTTGCAAAAACAACACCCTGTTCTTCCGAATCGGAACAGCCGTGTGGGTTTCAGTACCTGTAGGTGCATCGTAGTTCCAGACCACTTTCTTTTGTGGGGTGATTTCGGTTATGCCAAACTGGTGAGCAAAAAGAATATTGCCGTTTGACAACATTACCGCATCACTGATTTCACCATCTGCGGGATGAGTGTAGGACCATCCAATTTTGCCATTTCTGACAATATACATATTTTGTTTCCTGGCTTCACCCGCGTAAAAGAAATCGAGATGAGATAACTCATTACCCGGTATTAGTTCAGGGGAAACACGTTTCATGCGGATGCTATCTGTAGTATTATTCACAGTCAACTCTCTGTTTTGAGCATGGACGAATGATAAAACTGACAGGGAGAAAATGAGAGATAATATACGAATCTGAGTTTTCATCATGGATATTTAGAATGTTGATTATTAATAACTTTATTCCGGAAACAACTATCACAGCTTGTCCGGCGGGTGGTTATTTATTCTTCCCAGCTATAAAATGGAGGAATTCAATCCCTTTTCCTTTCTTCGGATTCAGGTTGCGCGAATATCGCATGGTGCTGTCGTTGTCCCAATGCTCAAAAGCACCCAGGCTCTGCACCGGCTTTCCACCCTGCATGTATTTCGTACCCGAAGGAGCGTTTTGCGGAGTTGCCATTTCGCGCAGAAAATCATCAGCATTTTCCCGAACCAGAATTCGGGGGACATTATGGTATGATGTTTCGTAGTTATTCTTGCTTTGTGCGTACATAATATCCAATCCAACAGACTGAATCGCTACCCCGTCAAATGAAGCCAATGCACACGATGGCCATTCGGGATTTTCGTAAGGTTCTACTTTATTGTTAAAAGGATAATTAGGGAAATGCGAAGGATAACAGCGCCACTTACGACCACAGTACAATCCATCGAGCACGTACAGAATGGTTTTGCCACCCAAATTAGGCGAAGCAGCCAAATCCACCAGTGGTGAATAAGCGTTTTTCACCCCTTCTTTTTTTGTATTCAGGATGGAGTGAAGCTCCGAAGTTCCTTTGATGGAGCCGGCATGGTTTTTACCCGTCATTGTGAGTGCCGTTTGCCCTTCGTCACCGTCTTCCATATAATTGTAAGGATAGGAATGTAGTTTAAGAATTGCCAGATTAATCAGGTAAGTTGCCTCTTTTATCTGACGGGGCATCAATTTAGCCTTGTTGAATTTTCCGGCAGAATAGGTAATACCTTCCACCCAGTCAGCAGCTTCCAGACCGGTGTAATCACCATAAGCCGGATTGACAGGCTGTTTTGAGTCGGGAGCATTTTCCTGCATGAAACGAACATCTTTGAATTCATTCCAAATCTCGGTCAGCATGTATGGATAAATTTGCCGGCGGGCATCATATACAATAATATTCTTTTGCGACACTCCTGCCTGATTGACCAACTGACGAACCATCGCCAACACCATTTGCGGAGTAGCATCAGTCTGGTTGTCCTGCTTATCTACACTACTGTTATTCAGGTTAATTTTCACGGCCACCACTTCGCCCGACTGATAACCGCGATTTTTCAATCCACGAACCGATTGATTGTAGTATTCAAAAATCTTTTTCCAGGAAGACTTGTCGTTTTTTGCACCGGTGAGTTTCTGAATGGTTGACGACAACATCCGAGAGACGCGCTCCTTATCGGTGTTTTTATCCAGCCACCATTGGTCGTTCTTCTCTTTCCAGTTACCGGCCCAATGAGCGGCTTTCGGGTCGCGCACCATCACCACACGACCGGGGAAAATTCCTTTTGCTTCACCTATTGGCTGATTGGAAGCACCCGGTTTCCAGTCGAAACCTACAGCCGGAGCGTACTCCTTAGTCGGAGTTAACGCAAATGAATCAACAATATTAGAAGGGAAAATAGTTAACCACGCAATCAGCAAGACCATTGTTGCTATTGAGCAGCTGATGACCACCCATTGCTTATGCGAAAATTTTCGACCTAAATGTTTCAGGCCAAACAGACTGGACACCACTCCGGTGAGCCAGATAACAAATGCGCTGGCCAAAGGAAAAGCGGCCCGCTGACAAGGATAGCTTGCGCGGCTGGGTTTTGGTATGACCCGGATGAGAAACCAGGCTAAAGCGACTGCTCCTAAAGTGATCATGATAATCTTTTGGATCACCTTACTATTCATAAAATCACGAATGCGTAGAAGTAATTTCATCTGTTAAACATTTAATTGATTGTATCGGATTTTGGGTAAAGTATGCCTGTGTTATATAAATTGGCTGCTGATCTTAATGAATGGACTCCTGAGCCAATATTTATATACAAATTAAGGACACAAACCTGTGCACGCATTTGACAGAATGTGACAAATGCTTGACATAATGTAAATACACAATAAAATGATACAATATTACATGTCTGGTTATGGGGTATTTATGCCAGGCTATGAATATATTGTACAGACAACGGTTTTTCTAGCAATAAAAAGTGCGCTAATCAGACGCTATGACTAACGATATAGCTTGTTGGTGACTCGCCAAACTGCCGGGTAAAACTTCGGGTAAAACTAGAGACTTCACTATACCCCACCATATCGGATACTTCAGAAACATTATATGTTCCTGACAAAAGGAATTCAGCAGCTTTACTGAGTCGCACAGTCAGAACAAATTCCTGAGCGGTTTTATCCGTAAGAGATTTTATTTTTCGGTTAAGCTGAATCCGGCTCATACTCATCATTGAGGCAAGCTCTTCCACATCAAACGATATCCGGCTCATATTATCATGAATATGATTAACCAGTTCTTCGAGAAACTGTTTGTCTACCTGATTAACTCCGATTACACGGGTATTGTATCCGGTATTCTTGTCAAAAAGTTGTCTCAGCTTTTGCCTTGACTCTATCAGGTTCCTGATGCGGGCAATTAAGATTGCCGAGTTAAATGGTTTGGTGATATAATCATCTGCACCTGTCTCAAAACTGCTTATTCTCAATTGTTCCGAATAGCGGGCTGTCAATAGAACAACCGGAATATGGCTGGTCTTAATCTCCGTTTTAAGTCTGGCACACAATTCAATTCCATCCATCTCCGGCATCATCATGTCACTAACGACCAAATCAGGAATCAACTCAAGCGTAAGTTCATACCCTCTCACTCCATTTACCGCATCATGCACATTAAAATGCTCACTCAGCACTGTCCTGAGATATTCCCGCACTTCGGAGTTATCTTCCACAATCACTATTACCGGTTTAGCATTGTCAACAATATTCTCATCTGAATTATCCTCTGACAAGGTAACAGACTGAACCGTGGACAATTCTAGATTTTGCTGCTCTCTTTTCACTTCAGTTAACCGGAGGGTATTAGCTGATATAGGAAGGGTAATATGAAACGAAGTCCCCTGCCCTACAATACTCTCTACACGAATTGAACCGTTATGCATTTCTACGAGTTCCTTAACGAGTGAGAGCCCTATACCGGTTCCATATTTTTGTTCGCTGCTATCAGCCTGATAAAACGGATTAAATATCTTATCCATATCGGAAGGGGCAATCCCCTGTCCGGAATCCTGTACGGAGATTTGGACAAACTGATTGTCCGTTGAATAAGCTACTTTCAACAAAACACTTCCCTTATCCGGAGTAAATTTAAAAGCATTGGAGAGCAAATTCAGAACTATCTTATCCAGCATATCGGCATCAGCCTCTAACTCAATCAGATTTCCATCCGAAATCAAATGCAAATCAATACCGCGCTCATTGGCCTGTAATTCAAACAGACTAATCAGATTACGAATTCTTTCATTCAGGTCAAAACGGGAATATTGCAGTTTCATCTCTCCCGATTCTACCTTTTTCAAATCTAATAGTTGATTTACCAGAGATAACAAGCGCTTTGCATTTTCATAAATCAATTCATGAAAATAGCGGGTTGATGAGGTAAAACTCTCTTTCTCGGCCACCAGCTTCTTTACCGGATCCAGAATCAGAGTTAAAGGTGTTCGCAGTTCATGGGAGATATTGGTAAAAAACTTCGATTTCAGAACCTCCAGCTCCCTTGCCTTATCTGCATTTAACCGCTCTATCTGAATCTGATGTTTCAACTTCTCCCGACTTACCAACATACGATGTAACAGATAAAAAATTCCCGATACAATCAGCAAATAGAAAAGATAGGCCCACCAGGTCTGCCACCAGGGCGGTAACACGATTATCTGCAAGGTCGTGGACGATTGTTGCCAGATTCCATTGGAATTTGCAGCTTTTACTTCAAACAGGTATTTGCCCGCCGGAAGGTTGGTATATAACGCTTTCCGGTTGTTTGCATCTGCATTCTTCCACTCTTTGTCAAATCCAGTCAGCCGATACGCGTAACTATTATTTCGGACATTCGTAAAATGCAATGCTGCAAATTCCAACTCTACATTACGTTCACTCCATTTTAACATAACCGATTTTGACAGGTAAACGGGTTGAGGCAATACTACATGTCCATGAATAGACTGGCCTACTGCAACTGATTTCCCGGCAATCAGTAAATCGGTTATTACAGCATTTGGGGGACAAAGATTATCTTTTACAGAATCAGGGAAAAAGGTGATAATTC
Coding sequences:
- a CDS encoding DUF362 domain-containing protein, whose product is MKLLLRIRDFMNSKVIQKIIMITLGAVALAWFLIRVIPKPSRASYPCQRAAFPLASAFVIWLTGVVSSLFGLKHLGRKFSHKQWVVISCSIATMVLLIAWLTIFPSNIVDSFALTPTKEYAPAVGFDWKPGASNQPIGEAKGIFPGRVVMVRDPKAAHWAGNWKEKNDQWWLDKNTDKERVSRMLSSTIQKLTGAKNDKSSWKKIFEYYNQSVRGLKNRGYQSGEVVAVKINLNNSSVDKQDNQTDATPQMVLAMVRQLVNQAGVSQKNIIVYDARRQIYPYMLTEIWNEFKDVRFMQENAPDSKQPVNPAYGDYTGLEAADWVEGITYSAGKFNKAKLMPRQIKEATYLINLAILKLHSYPYNYMEDGDEGQTALTMTGKNHAGSIKGTSELHSILNTKKEGVKNAYSPLVDLAASPNLGGKTILYVLDGLYCGRKWRCYPSHFPNYPFNNKVEPYENPEWPSCALASFDGVAIQSVGLDIMYAQSKNNYETSYHNVPRILVRENADDFLREMATPQNAPSGTKYMQGGKPVQSLGAFEHWDNDSTMRYSRNLNPKKGKGIEFLHFIAGKNK
- a CDS encoding two-component regulator propeller domain-containing protein, whose amino-acid sequence is MSGEVRRLRFHYLSTENGLPRNSACSITEDKYGFIWIATIDGLCRFDGYKVKIYSAIPGNSKSPVNNRPKKIIRDRQGNIWSSFSSDSRFCRYNYLSDDFTPYQKTSVPDYIKAFLDKPDNSSGTAENSEFQWRVDVNGLIQINKKTQEHIIYRFDQNSDYGLKDAMVGELFLDSRNTLWLATNAGGVCYADVNQPGFKSYFNKGSFPGKLPETTIRAVFQEENGNLWLGTRKSGLVRVRKGDRDFTIFRHDPQNSNTIIQNEIRKIYKDAKGELWIGTKGGLERLNTAGNGFKHYPAMDRRSATNWIYAIEEDNRGNLWIGTWMAGVARYDRGKDKFISYPQLKASRFNYIRSLLREGNSCLWVGTEGHGLFLMRRSIDKGREKLSFISYHYNPQSENSITDDRVYCLCKDNDGFLWIGTGRGLNRFDPQTGRFIHFPDKRFISSGVITGILNDGHGNLWISHPYGLTRMNYKTFRTSDYSSQDDLFRNELSEDAYFRNPKTGECFFGGNFGIITFFPDSVKDNLCPPNAVITDLLIAGKSVAVGQSIHGHVVLPQPVYLSKSVMLKWSERNVELEFAALHFTNVRNNSYAYRLTGFDKEWKNADANNRKALYTNLPAGKYLFEVKAANSNGIWQQSSTTLQIIVLPPWWQTWWAYLFYLLIVSGIFYLLHRMLVSREKLKHQIQIERLNADKARELEVLKSKFFTNISHELRTPLTLILDPVKKLVAEKESFTSSTRYFHELIYENAKRLLSLVNQLLDLKKVESGEMKLQYSRFDLNERIRNLISLFELQANERGIDLHLISDGNLIELEADADMLDKIVLNLLSNAFKFTPDKGSVLLKVAYSTDNQFVQISVQDSGQGIAPSDMDKIFNPFYQADSSEQKYGTGIGLSLVKELVEMHNGSIRVESIVGQGTSFHITLPISANTLRLTEVKREQQNLELSTVQSVTLSEDNSDENIVDNAKPVIVIVEDNSEVREYLRTVLSEHFNVHDAVNGVRGYELTLELIPDLVVSDMMMPEMDGIELCARLKTEIKTSHIPVVLLTARYSEQLRISSFETGADDYITKPFNSAILIARIRNLIESRQKLRQLFDKNTGYNTRVIGVNQVDKQFLEELVNHIHDNMSRISFDVEELASMMSMSRIQLNRKIKSLTDKTAQEFVLTVRLSKAAEFLLSGTYNVSEVSDMVGYSEVSSFTRSFTRQFGESPTSYIVSHSV